The window CTGATCGCGTTCCGCCGCGGCTCCAAACCCTACGAACCCACCTTCCGCTCGCCGCTCTACCCGTGGGTGCAGATCGCGGGCGTCGTCGGCGGACTCGCGCTGTTGACACAGATGGGGACGGTTCCGCTGGTCGGCTCGGTGGTCATCACGCTCGCGGGCGTGGCGTGGTACCTCGGCTACGGCCGCCGTCGCGTCGACCGCGAGGGGGCGGCCGTCGACGCCGTGCGCCGCGAGATCGGTCGCCGGAGCGTCGTACGCACCCGGAACGCGATCGCGCCGGCCGGGGGCTACGAGGCGATGGTCGCGGTTCCCGAGACGACCGACCCGGCCCACGAGCGGGGACTGATCGGGGTCGCGGCCGACCTCGCGCGCGTGCAGGACGGTTCGGTGACGGTGGTCCGGTTCGACGAGGTGGCCGACCAGGTGCCGCTGCCCGCGGCCACCGACCCCTCGGAGGGGGATCTCGCATTCGAGGACCGTATCGAGGCGCTCGAAACCGACTTCGACGTGCCGGTCCGGGCCCACGAGACCGTGAGCCACGACACCCGTCACGCGGTCGCGAACGCCGTCACCGACCGCGACCCCGACGTGCTGGTGCTCGGCTATCGCTCGCGGGGGCTCCGCGACCGGGTGTTCGACTCCGACGCCGACTGGGTGCTCGCCCACACCGACTGTGAGGCGGTCGTCGTGGACGACCCGGAGAACGGGTTCAGGGACATCGAAACCGTGACCGTGCTCACGGACGAGGGTCCGTACGACCCGATGAAGGTGGCGGTCGCCGACGCGGTCGCGATGGCACACGGCGCGACGGTCCGCTTCGAGTACGCCGTCGACGACCGACCCAACGACGCGCGCCAGCGGGCGCTCACCGACTACCACGAGGCGATCGCCGAGGTCTGTTCGGCACCGGTTCGAACCGGCTTCGTCCGGACGGACGGCGGGCGACCCGATGCCGACACCGACGTGTTCGTCGTCGCGGCCGGGAACCGTTCGCTCGTCGCCGATACCGACCGGCCGGTGCTCGTGGTTCGGCCGCGGGGGGCGACACCCACCGGGCGGGTACGGCAGGTGCTCGAACGCTGGCTGCTGTAGCGTTCGCGACCAACGACAAACCCTTTCCCGGCCGCGGCCGCCTACCGGTCGTATGCCGTCCCGTGAACTCGACGAGATGGACCGGTACATCATCTATCGACTCCAGGGCGATGCCCGGAGCACCTCCGCCGCCCAGATCGCCACCGACTACGGCGTCTCGCCGAGCACGGTTCGCAACCGGATCGCGAGCCTCGAAGCCGACGGCGTGATCCGGGGGAGCCACCTCGACGTCGACTACGAGGTGGCGGGCTATCAGCTGTTTACCCTGATCTTCTGCACCGCACCGATACCCGAACGCGAACGGCTCGCGCGCGAGGCGCTCACGGTTCCGGGGGTGGTCTCGGCGCGCGAACTCATGACCGGCGAGGAGAACGTCCACGTCGTCGCGGTCGGTCGGAACGGCGACGACCTGAGCCGGATCGGCCGGGACCTCTCGGCGCTCGGGCTCGAGATCGTCGAGGAGGAGCTCGTCCACAACGAGTACACCTGTCCGCTCCACTGGTTCGACGAGACGAGCGACCCGACGGAAACCTCGGATACGGACGAAAACGAGTAACGCCGGACCCGGTCGTTCGACGGTGTTCGTGTCCGTTCAGGTCGCGTCGCTCACATCGCTTGAGCGATGGTTCAAGGACTCGCCGACGGCTCGCGAAAGCACACCGAGCGCGGTTTCGAACTCCTCGCGGGACCCGAACACCATCGTGGTCGGTGCATCCGGAACGCGAAGAACGGCACCGAGCGCGCCGACGATCGTCCCGACCGCTCGCACGAACCGCGACTCGTTTTCGATGTCCGCCCACGAGAGTTCGATCGTCATCGTGGCGCTGTCAGCGCGGATACGTCGAAGCCCGAGGATGTCGAAGCCAGCGTGTGTCCTGAAAAAGCGCCGTTCCTCCCACGATGTCTCCGCGATGTCCTCAGGATAGACGTAGAGCACTCCTTCGGTGACTTCGTACCACTGTTCGCCATCGGTCCAGCGGCCGAGCGTGGCGACCGGGACGAGGAGCGCGCTGCGCTTGTCGGCGAGGGTCCGAAGGTCGCGTTCGTAACCCGCATCGGCGGCCGAGACGTTCACGCTACCTCCAGTCCGGTAGAGCTACGTCTCGTCAGTGTGAATCACCAGTCCCCACCGTGGAAGTTCTGTATCGAGCAGCGATTCCACTGCTGATCGGCCCTTGGGAAGCGGGATTCGGTAGCGTTCGCCCGCGATCGGTTCCGTCGTCCACGAAGCCCGGTCGTCGACCCGTTCGAAGCGAGGGTCGGTTGGCGGTTCGTCACGCTCGGGATCGACCGCAACAGTCACCGCCGTGGCGTAGTCCATTGCGATTCTGGCAGCGTCGCTTCGGAGCGCAGTGCGACCGTCGACGCGGCGCCGATCGAGATGATGGGTTTCCTCGCGTTCTTCGGGCGGGCGTTCGTGCGGTCTTCGCTCGACCATCTCACCACCGATCCGGCGGCGAGCGAGAAAACGTTCCGCGTGATGACCGCGTCAGGCCGCGTCGTTCGCGCCCCGAACCGTCTCGCGAACGGCGTCACAGCCCGCGTCGTGGACGAGGTCGCCCACGATCACCGTGTCGGCGTGGGTCCCCATCTCGTGGGCCGTCTCGTAGTCGTGGACGCCGCCGCCGTAGAACAGGGTGGCCGAGTCCAGCGCGTCGGCCGCGCTCGCGACGATATCGGGGTCGCCGTAGGTACCCGAGTACTCGACGTAGATTATCTCCTGGCCGAACATCCGCTCGGCGACCGTGGCGTAGGCCGCGACCTCCTCGGCGTCGAGGTCGCAGTTCGCCTGGGTGTACTCCGCCACCGAGGACTCGGGGTTGAGCACGATGTACGCCTCGGTCCCGGTCCGGTCCCAGTCGATGTCCGAGTCCATCCGGACCCACTCCTTGTGCGCGCCGGTCATCCACGCGATGTCGCCGGCGTTGAACACGATCGGGACGAGGTAGCCCGAGAGGTCCTCGGAGTGAACGACGGTCGCCGAGATCCCCGGTTCGACGTAGAGCGGGACGTCGTGGGCGGCGCACGCGTCGATCACCGCCTCCATTTTCTCCTCGGTGATGCCCGTCGTGCCGCCGATCTCGATGGCGTCCGTGCCGGTCTCACAGACGTCGTCGTAGGTCTCGCCGTCGACGAGGTCCTTGTCGGGGTCGATCTTCACGATGTGGTTCCACTCGTCCCACGGCCCAGTCATACCCCTTCCACGTCCGAGCGCTACCTAAACGCCTTCGATCCCCGAAACGATTCGAAGAGTTCAGTCGGCCTTCGCCTGCCAGGTTCGGACGCTGTCGGCGCTCACGCCCTGGACCTCGGCGGCCACGGTGTCGGCCTCGCGCTCGCGGAGGTCGTCGAGGGTCTCGATGCCCACCGCCGCGAGCTTCTCGACGGTCTTCTCGCCCACGCCGTCGATGTCGACGAGATCGCCGACCGACTGGCGTTCTTGGTAGTCGCGGTAGTTACAGATCGGACAGCCGAGCTCCCAGGGTTCGTCGCCACTGTGGACGACGAGCTCGGGGAGGTCGTGTTCGTCGCAGCGCTCGTCGGTGACCTCGATCTCGCCGCGGCGCGGCAGGGGCAACGAGTAGTCGCAGTCGGGATACCGGGTACAGCCGACGAGCCGCGAACCAGTCCGAAGGGTCTTGATCGCGAGCTCGCCACCGTGTTCCTCGCCGCAGTCGGGACAGTCGCCTATGACCACGTCCGCCTCGGCGTCGGCCTCCTCGGCGGCACACAGCGGACAGCCGTGAACGAACGTGCTCCGGCCGTCGAGGATCTTGACCTTCCGGAGGTCGTGCTCGTCGCAGGTCTCGTCGAGGATGAGGGGTTTGCCGGACGACGGGAGCGGGAGGGTGAACTCGCAGTCGGGATAGCCGTCACAGCCCACGAAGTGCGAGCCGTAGCGGCTCTGTCGAACGAGGAGGTCGGCCCCACACTCGGGACACGGCCCGAGGGTCTTGTCCTCCTTCAGGGACTTCCGGAGGTCCGCGCCGAGTTCCTCGCGCGAGGCGTGGAGCTCGTCGAAGACGGCCGACAGCATCTCGCGGGACTCCTCGGTGACGTCGTCCAGACTGATCTCGCCATCGGCGATGGCGGCCATATCCCGCTCTAGCTGACTCGTCATCTCCTCGCTCACGACGAGGTCGGCGTACTGCTCGCCGGCGTCCACCACCGCGCGCGCGAGCCGGGTCGGCCGTGGCGGGTCGCTCTCGATGTACCCCCGGTCGTAGAGCTTCTCGATGGTGTTGTGGCGGGTGGCCTTCGTCCCGATGCCCATCTCCTCCATCCGCTCGATGAGTCTGGACTGGCCGCGTCGGCGGGGCGGCTGGGTCTCCTTCTCGTCGAGACGGACGTCTTCTACTGGGAGTTCCTCGCCCTCGTCGAGGTCCGGGACGTGGTTCTCGCTGGTGTTGAAATAGGGGTAGACCGCGTGGTAGCCGGGTTCGACCAGGCGCTTGCCGTTGGCCTTCAGGCTGTGCTCGCCGACGCGGGCCGTGACCTGGAGGTGCTCCCACTCGGCCGGGTCGGCCACCGTGGCGAGGAACCGCCGCACGACGAGTTCGTAGATCTCGCGTTCGTCGTCGCCGAGCGCCGACCCTGCTGGAAGCTCGCCCGTCGGGTGAATCGGCGGGTGGTCGGTGGTCTCCTCGTCGCCCTCGGTGGGCGTGCAGTCGCCGTCGAGCAACTCCTCCGCGTCCTCGCCGAACTCGCGGTGAGCGGAGAGATCATCGAGGAGGTCCTCGATGTCGAGGTCCTCCGGGTAGACGGTGTTGTCCGTCCGCGGGTAGGTGATGTAGCCCGAGGTGTAGAGCTCCTCGGCGAAGCTCATCGCGCGGCTCGCGGAGTAGCCCAGGGACCCCGCCGCCCGGATGTACTGGGTGGTGTTGAACGGGTTGGGTGGGTCGTCGGTTCGGGTCCGTCGGGAGACCTTCTCGACGGTCGCCGTGCTCGTCTCCTGCAGCGCCTCGTACACCGATTCGGCGAGCGCTTCGTCCCAGACTCTGTCCGTGCCGCGACCCTCGTTCGCGTCGAAGTACTGGACCTCGAACGCCTCACTGTCCTTCGTGAGGTCGGCGAAGAGCTCCCAGTAGGTCTCGGGGTCGAACGCCTCGATCTCGCGCTCGCGGTCGACGATGAGTTTGAGAGTCGGGGACTGGACCCGGCCGACGCTGATGAAGTCCTCGCCGCGCTGTTTCGCCGCCAGCGAGAGGAATCGGGTGAGCGCCGCACCCCACACGAGGTCGATCTCCTGACGGGCTTCGCCGGCGGCCGCGAGGTCGAAGTCGAGGTCCTCGAGGTTCGAGAAGGCCTCCGTGACCTCGCGCTCGGCGAACGAGGAGAATCGGGCGCGCTTGACCGGCGCGTCCGAGACCTCCCGAACGAGGTCGTGGGCCTCCTTGCCGATGAGTTCGCCCTCGCGGTCGTAGTCGGTCGCGATCACGACGCTGTCGGCGTCGCGGGCGAGCAGGCGAAGGGTTCGAACGATGTTCTCGCGGCTCTCGTGGGGTTCGACCACCACGTCGGCGTCGATGAGTTCCACGGGCTGGACGTCGCGCCAGTTCGAATACTCCGGCGGGAAGTCGTTCTCGACCACGTGGCCCGAGAGGCCCACACACCGCCGACCACCCCACTTGTAGACGTTGACCCCGTTGCGGCGCTCGACGTCCGCGCCGCCGCCGCTCAGGATTTCGGCGATGTTGCGCGCCGCGGTCTCCTTCTCGGTGATTATCAGCTCCATCGTGCGGCTCCCCCGTCGATCATTGGGGGACGATAGACCGATACGATAACTAAACCTTTCGGGAAACCGCCCGAGCGCGTCCGCACATACACGAGACGTGTACCGTCAGCCGTCGAGTTCGGCTCGAAGCGCCTGGTTCACGGTCCCAGGGTCGGCGCTCCCGCCCGTGGCCTGCATCACCTGGCCTACGAGGAAGTTGAGCGCGCCGTCCTCGCCGTTCTCGTAGTCCTCGACCGCGTCCGGGTTCTCCTCGACCGCCGTCGAAACCGCCGCCGCCACCTCGTCTTCCCCGGTCGTGCCGAGCCCCTCGCGCTCGACGACCTCGTCCGGGCCGTCGCCGTCGTCGAGCATCGCCCTGAGGACCACTTCCTCGGCGTTCTTCTCGGTGATCTCGTCCTCCTCGGCGAGTTCGATCAGATGGAGGAACTCGTCGAGCCGGTCCTCGATGTCCGTGACGGCCATGTCGCGGTAGTTGAGTTCTCCCAGGAGGGTGTCGGCGACCCACGAGGCCGCCACGTCGGGGTCGAAGCGGTCGGCCACGCGCTCGTAGAAGTCCGCCACCTCCCGGGTGGAGGTGAGCTTTCGGGCTTCCGCCGAC is drawn from Halococcus salsus and contains these coding sequences:
- a CDS encoding amino acid permease, yielding MTKGLERDLGLPSVLAISIGAMIGSGIFILPALAVDIAGPAVVLAYLIAGLLVVPAALSKSEMATAMPESGGTYLFIERGMGPLLGTVAGLGTWFALSFKGALALVGGVPYLLYLFEVPQWITTPLALTLATILVGINVLGAKQTGQLQVVIVGVMLVALGWFALGGLPSVSLTNYEGFFASGTGGILEATGLVFVSYAGVTKVASVAEEIENPGRNVPLGILGSLAFTTVLYVLIVFVLLGVTDPSTLGDTNAPMALAADVALGPIGVLAVVVAALLALVSTANAGVLSSSRYPLAMSRDKLAPPSLGEISERFNTPSNSITVTGVVLLLLIAFVPIQDIAKLASAFQILVFVLVNVALIAFRRGSKPYEPTFRSPLYPWVQIAGVVGGLALLTQMGTVPLVGSVVITLAGVAWYLGYGRRRVDREGAAVDAVRREIGRRSVVRTRNAIAPAGGYEAMVAVPETTDPAHERGLIGVAADLARVQDGSVTVVRFDEVADQVPLPAATDPSEGDLAFEDRIEALETDFDVPVRAHETVSHDTRHAVANAVTDRDPDVLVLGYRSRGLRDRVFDSDADWVLAHTDCEAVVVDDPENGFRDIETVTVLTDEGPYDPMKVAVADAVAMAHGATVRFEYAVDDRPNDARQRALTDYHEAIAEVCSAPVRTGFVRTDGGRPDADTDVFVVAAGNRSLVADTDRPVLVVRPRGATPTGRVRQVLERWLL
- a CDS encoding Lrp/AsnC family transcriptional regulator, which codes for MPSRELDEMDRYIIYRLQGDARSTSAAQIATDYGVSPSTVRNRIASLEADGVIRGSHLDVDYEVAGYQLFTLIFCTAPIPERERLAREALTVPGVVSARELMTGEENVHVVAVGRNGDDLSRIGRDLSALGLEIVEEELVHNEYTCPLHWFDETSDPTETSDTDENE
- a CDS encoding phosphoglycerol geranylgeranyltransferase, whose protein sequence is MTGPWDEWNHIVKIDPDKDLVDGETYDDVCETGTDAIEIGGTTGITEEKMEAVIDACAAHDVPLYVEPGISATVVHSEDLSGYLVPIVFNAGDIAWMTGAHKEWVRMDSDIDWDRTGTEAYIVLNPESSVAEYTQANCDLDAEEVAAYATVAERMFGQEIIYVEYSGTYGDPDIVASAADALDSATLFYGGGVHDYETAHEMGTHADTVIVGDLVHDAGCDAVRETVRGANDAA
- a CDS encoding DNA topoisomerase I, which produces MELIITEKETAARNIAEILSGGGADVERRNGVNVYKWGGRRCVGLSGHVVENDFPPEYSNWRDVQPVELIDADVVVEPHESRENIVRTLRLLARDADSVVIATDYDREGELIGKEAHDLVREVSDAPVKRARFSSFAEREVTEAFSNLEDLDFDLAAAGEARQEIDLVWGAALTRFLSLAAKQRGEDFISVGRVQSPTLKLIVDREREIEAFDPETYWELFADLTKDSEAFEVQYFDANEGRGTDRVWDEALAESVYEALQETSTATVEKVSRRTRTDDPPNPFNTTQYIRAAGSLGYSASRAMSFAEELYTSGYITYPRTDNTVYPEDLDIEDLLDDLSAHREFGEDAEELLDGDCTPTEGDEETTDHPPIHPTGELPAGSALGDDEREIYELVVRRFLATVADPAEWEHLQVTARVGEHSLKANGKRLVEPGYHAVYPYFNTSENHVPDLDEGEELPVEDVRLDEKETQPPRRRGQSRLIERMEEMGIGTKATRHNTIEKLYDRGYIESDPPRPTRLARAVVDAGEQYADLVVSEEMTSQLERDMAAIADGEISLDDVTEESREMLSAVFDELHASREELGADLRKSLKEDKTLGPCPECGADLLVRQSRYGSHFVGCDGYPDCEFTLPLPSSGKPLILDETCDEHDLRKVKILDGRSTFVHGCPLCAAEEADAEADVVIGDCPDCGEEHGGELAIKTLRTGSRLVGCTRYPDCDYSLPLPRRGEIEVTDERCDEHDLPELVVHSGDEPWELGCPICNYRDYQERQSVGDLVDIDGVGEKTVEKLAAVGIETLDDLREREADTVAAEVQGVSADSVRTWQAKAD